In the Enterococcus saigonensis genome, one interval contains:
- a CDS encoding pseudouridine synthase has protein sequence MERLQKVIAHAGIASRRKAEELISQGRVKVNGTTVTELGIKVSLKDQIEVDNVPINQEEPVYFIFYKPRGVISAVSDDKGRKVVTDYFMGIPERIYPVGRLDYDTSGLLLVTNDGAFAQKLTHPKHEVDKVYVAKVKGIPEKQQLRPLSRGLFFEGVKYAPARYDILSADTKAQSAIIQLTIHEGRNHQVKKMLQAVGLPVQKLKREKYGNLTLGNLRPGEYRPLHKKEVSQLLNLAKN, from the coding sequence ATGGAAAGACTACAAAAAGTGATTGCCCATGCAGGCATTGCATCACGTCGTAAAGCAGAAGAATTGATTAGTCAAGGTCGGGTTAAAGTTAATGGTACAACTGTAACTGAATTAGGAATTAAAGTCAGTCTCAAAGATCAAATTGAAGTGGACAATGTTCCAATTAATCAAGAAGAACCTGTCTATTTTATCTTTTATAAACCTAGAGGCGTAATTTCAGCAGTTAGTGATGACAAAGGCCGTAAAGTAGTAACAGACTACTTCATGGGGATTCCTGAACGAATTTATCCAGTAGGTCGTTTGGATTATGATACTTCTGGTTTATTATTAGTAACCAATGACGGTGCATTTGCTCAAAAATTAACGCATCCTAAACATGAAGTGGATAAAGTATACGTCGCGAAAGTCAAAGGTATACCAGAAAAGCAACAATTACGTCCGTTAAGTCGAGGATTATTTTTTGAAGGTGTCAAATATGCACCTGCACGGTATGATATTTTATCTGCGGATACTAAAGCACAATCCGCAATTATTCAGTTAACGATTCACGAAGGAAGAAATCACCAAGTGAAAAAAATGCTACAAGCAGTAGGATTGCCCGTTCAAAAATTAAAACGGGAAAAATATGGCAACTTGACATTGGGAAATTTGCGTCCAGGAGAGTATCGTCCCTTGCACAAAAAAGAAGTGAGTCAACTTTTAAATTTAGCCAAGAATTAA
- a CDS encoding ECF transporter S component, translating to MKNTKVQKMVAVALFAAMGVILQYVAFPLLPAFSFMKVDFSDIPVMLSMFLFGPMAGIATAFIRSVLHLLTTGLELSNLIGDAASFFASVLFTLPMYYFFNRNKIGNKKTTKKVLGVTSGILAMTFFMSIANYFVITPVYLNVLGLTADKMLGMSLAQYVAIGVVPFNLLKGGIVSAAFLVIYTKLLPFLEQKRRKQQRIG from the coding sequence ATGAAGAACACAAAGGTACAAAAAATGGTAGCTGTCGCGTTATTTGCGGCAATGGGAGTTATTTTGCAGTATGTCGCATTTCCGCTTTTACCGGCTTTCTCTTTTATGAAAGTTGATTTTAGTGACATACCGGTTATGTTGAGTATGTTTTTATTCGGACCGATGGCAGGAATTGCCACAGCTTTTATTCGATCTGTATTACATTTACTAACTACGGGATTGGAACTAAGTAATTTAATTGGAGATGCAGCTAGCTTTTTTGCTAGTGTTCTCTTTACCTTACCGATGTATTATTTCTTTAATAGAAATAAAATTGGTAATAAAAAAACCACTAAAAAAGTTTTAGGTGTTACCAGCGGAATTTTAGCAATGACATTTTTTATGAGTATTGCCAATTATTTTGTTATTACACCTGTTTACTTGAATGTATTGGGGCTAACAGCTGATAAAATGTTGGGTATGTCTTTAGCGCAATATGTTGCGATTGGCGTTGTTCCTTTTAATTTATTAAAAGGTGGGATTGTCAGTGCAGCATTCTTAGTCATTTATACGAAATTACTGCCGTTTTTAGAACAAAAACGACGTAAACAACAACGTATTGGATAA
- a CDS encoding segregation/condensation protein A: protein MSEINVKLDVFEGPLDLLLHLIQKLEIDIYDIPIATITEQYMQYIHAMQTLELEVAGDYLVVAATLMAIKSKMLLPKQEFVVAEDVYEEDPREVLVSQLLEYRKFKYAAEVLSDKAKERRDYFTKEPMDVDDYKENNPLLPANQLNTIDLFLAFHNMLKKKKKRQIVETTIASDETTIEDKMSSIKLGLATLKSHEGKNLTDFLQNYTKSEVVTTFLAVLELIKTGSVIITQSENYGEIILYATGDSNEN, encoded by the coding sequence ATGAGTGAAATTAATGTTAAACTAGATGTCTTCGAAGGCCCATTGGACTTATTGCTTCATTTGATTCAAAAACTGGAAATCGATATTTATGATATCCCAATTGCAACTATTACAGAGCAATACATGCAGTATATTCACGCTATGCAGACTTTAGAACTAGAAGTTGCAGGTGATTACCTTGTAGTGGCAGCCACGCTTATGGCTATCAAGTCTAAAATGCTCTTACCCAAGCAAGAATTTGTAGTAGCAGAAGATGTATATGAAGAAGATCCAAGAGAAGTTTTGGTTAGTCAGTTATTGGAATACCGTAAATTTAAATATGCAGCAGAAGTTTTATCCGATAAAGCCAAAGAAAGACGCGATTATTTTACTAAAGAACCAATGGATGTCGATGATTATAAAGAAAATAATCCACTTTTACCAGCAAATCAATTAAATACAATTGACTTATTTTTAGCTTTTCACAATATGTTGAAAAAGAAGAAAAAACGTCAAATAGTTGAAACAACTATTGCTTCTGATGAAACAACGATTGAAGATAAAATGTCTTCTATAAAACTTGGTTTAGCTACTTTAAAATCACATGAAGGTAAAAATTTGACTGATTTTTTACAAAACTATACAAAAAGTGAAGTTGTCACTACCTTTTTGGCAGTATTAGAACTGATAAAAACGGGTAGTGTAATTATTACGCAATCAGAAAATTATGGTGAGATTATCCTATATGCAACAGGAGATAGCAATGAAAATTAG
- the xerD gene encoding site-specific tyrosine recombinase XerD: protein MQEQITDYLHYLTIERGLTENTKKSYQRDLLQYLSFLQKQKIADWQEVDRFTVVSFLQELKEGGRSNATIARMITSLRRFHQFLRQERYTDHDPMQHIDSPKKQQKLPDTLSLGEVEKLLATPDTNETLGLRDRAILEVMYATGLRVSELINLKLNDIHLEMGLLQTLGKGDKERIVPLGEIAIKWVRRYLAEARPYLTRKNPEEPHLFVNNHGSGLSRQGIWKNLKAIVQKAGIYKTVTPHTLRHSFATHLLENGADLRTVQELLGHADISTTQIYTHITKKRMTDVYKQYFPRA, encoded by the coding sequence ATGCAAGAACAAATTACAGATTATCTACATTATTTGACAATTGAAAGAGGCCTTACCGAAAATACAAAGAAAAGTTACCAACGAGATCTTTTACAGTACCTCTCTTTTTTGCAAAAGCAGAAGATAGCTGACTGGCAAGAAGTTGATCGTTTTACTGTTGTTAGTTTTTTACAAGAACTAAAAGAAGGCGGCCGTTCCAATGCAACGATTGCCCGTATGATTACAAGTTTACGGCGGTTTCACCAATTTTTGCGTCAAGAACGGTATACAGATCATGACCCGATGCAACATATCGATTCCCCTAAAAAACAACAAAAGTTGCCGGACACATTAAGTTTAGGGGAAGTGGAAAAATTATTGGCCACACCTGATACAAATGAAACACTAGGATTACGAGATCGTGCAATTTTAGAAGTGATGTATGCTACGGGCTTGCGGGTAAGTGAATTGATTAATTTGAAATTAAATGATATTCATTTGGAGATGGGGTTATTACAAACCTTAGGGAAAGGGGACAAAGAACGAATTGTCCCTTTAGGAGAAATAGCAATAAAATGGGTACGTCGCTATTTAGCTGAAGCCAGACCCTATTTGACTCGTAAAAACCCCGAAGAACCACATCTTTTTGTGAATAATCACGGTAGTGGACTCAGTCGGCAAGGGATTTGGAAAAATTTAAAAGCAATTGTTCAAAAGGCTGGTATTTATAAAACAGTAACACCGCACACATTGCGTCATAGTTTTGCTACACATTTGTTAGAAAATGGTGCTGATCTAAGAACTGTCCAAGAACTATTAGGTCATGCCGATATTTCAACAACGCAAATTTATACCCATATTACAAAAAAACGCATGACGGATGTCTACAAGCAATATTTTCCTCGTGCATAA
- the scpB gene encoding SMC-Scp complex subunit ScpB gives MKISELEAILFVVGDEGIGLEELSYLLETKTAITYKMLQELQHHYDESENSALHILEVGNHFVLTTKKKFAPLLKKYAQSPMANTLSQAALETLAIIAYKQPLTRMEVDEIRGVQSSGSVQKLVARQLIEEKGRVDGPGRAILYGTTDYFMDYFGLKTLEELPDIEAMEDELTEDVPMDLFYDRFSGAENGGQE, from the coding sequence ATGAAAATTAGTGAATTAGAAGCCATTTTATTCGTAGTTGGAGACGAAGGAATCGGCTTAGAGGAATTGAGTTATTTATTAGAAACTAAAACAGCAATAACATATAAAATGCTACAAGAATTGCAGCACCACTACGATGAAAGTGAAAATTCTGCATTGCATATTTTAGAAGTTGGCAACCATTTTGTTTTAACAACTAAAAAGAAATTTGCTCCATTGTTAAAAAAATACGCACAATCTCCTATGGCCAATACGCTATCGCAGGCAGCACTTGAAACATTAGCAATTATTGCTTATAAACAGCCCTTAACGCGAATGGAAGTTGATGAAATTCGAGGAGTTCAATCTAGTGGATCAGTTCAAAAATTGGTAGCCCGACAATTGATTGAAGAAAAAGGTCGGGTTGATGGACCGGGCCGGGCAATTTTATATGGAACAACTGATTATTTTATGGACTACTTTGGTTTGAAAACGTTAGAAGAGTTACCAGATATTGAAGCGATGGAAGATGAATTGACTGAAGATGTTCCAATGGATCTATTTTATGATCGTTTTAGTGGAGCAGAAAATGGAGGACAAGAATAA